The window AGCATAATAAGCTGGCAGATGACCATCCCTTGCTCATATGGACGAATGATACACTTAATATACTGATATGATAAAATACAACTTGACAATCTCCTGATATTCGACGATGAAAGATATGTATGAGTATGCGATACAATTTGGTGGGCTTAATATGTTCCGTTATTGAGAGACAGTGAAAAGCGGAATAAAGGGCAGGGTGGAATTCTCTATATCAGGTTAAGGAGATCGTCTTAACTAACTAAAATCAGATGAAGCCTAACTTTGCAACCATACGACGGAAGCAACAAAAATAAAGACAGGGAGCCAGAACAGAACAAAGATAAATTCCAGTGCCCTTTTATTGATCACTGCCTATGGCCATATAGATGAGATCTGGGACTCGGCCAGCTGCAACATTCCTCTAGAAAGCACATTTCCGCTGATGCACATATGAAATACGACAGTACAAAGCAGAATAAACTCTGAGATTATACAGATGACTGGATGCTGTAACTAACTTGGATATTGCTCCACCGAAGACGGACTTTCTTCTCAGACATCAGAGAGAAACGGAATATCCATGCCAACTGCTTCTCCTCGACTCCACCTGCATAGCGCGCATAGGCGGAAATTTATGTCGGTACATTTGATGCAGTTTTTCAAGTGACAATGCATCCGCTGTGACAATAAGAAATGGTATAAattttatttccaattaccaaagGTCGAGGAATGCAAATTAAAAAATTACATGCACTGACAGGTGGCAGCACACATACAGTGCACCTATAAAATACAATTCATCTCGAGGGCATCACATGCTTCCTGCTGAAGAGAGAAGACCCGGAGGCAAGTGGTTAATTTCTTGTATTTTTTTAATGACACCTCTAAGTAACATTGAAAGGGCATGATCGATCTCAGGAATGAGCATAATAAGCTGGCAGATGACTACCCCTTGTTCATATGATAAAACTCAACTTGACATTCCCCTCTTATTTGCCGATGAAAGATATGTATGAGTATGCGATACAATTTGGTGaccttttttattttttgaggGCTACATTTGGTGGGCTTAATTAATATGTTCCATTATTGTGAGACAGTGAAAACGGGCATAAGGAGCCATATGGAATTCTTGTTATCAGCTAAATAATGAGATCGGCTTGACTAACTAAAATCAGATCAGGCCTAACTTTGCAACCATACAACGGAAGCAACAAAAACAAAGACACGGAGCTAGAAACAACAGTGGCGTTAGAAGATGAATTCCAGTGCCCTTTAATTGATCACTGCCTATGGCCATATAAATAAAATGAGATCTGGGACTCGGCCAGCTGCAACACGACTCTAGAAAGCACATTTTCCTCTGATGCACATATGAAATACTGACTGTACAAAACAGAATAAACACTGAGATTATACAGATGATTGGATGCTGTAACTAAGTTGGATATCGCGGCGCGCATAGGCGGAAATGAGAGAGAAACGGAATGTCCAAAGCCACAAATGTACATCGCTGTCAGGCTACCCAGCTGAATCCTGCTTCCTGCTGACCCTCCTGATTCACGCAGACGCAGCTAGCATGGAGATGGGCACGCCTCTCGAATTCATGTGAATCGAATCGCTGGAAGAGACGGACGGACAGGATCAATACCTTTGTGTCGACGGGGAGGGGAGGCCGGAGTGGCTGCCGTCGACGTACGGCGCGCAGCCGACGGGGGAGCTCCGGGACCTTCTTGTCGACACCATCTGCAATGGAAGTAAAAAAGAGCTGTTAGAAGAGGATACGAGAGAGGCTCACGGTAGGAAGGAATGGGGAAGGGGGATGAGTGAGTACCTCGAGCGGCCGCGGTGGTGGTGGGCGGGCGGATGCGGAGGGTGGGAGGGAGGCTGACACCTCCGCCGCCACAGACGTACGTGGAGCGGCCACGGGCGTTGCGTTCTGGTAGAGGCCACGGGCAGTGGGGTCCGGGAGACGTCGTGCGCCGGCGAGGAGGACGGGGAaggggagacgaagacgacgcgGATCGGCGGAGTGTGGGCTGGGCTTGTGACGTTGGGGCCTCCGAAAACTATAGCCCAGTTCGAATTGGTGCCCTTACACACACAGCGCTTACGTCGGCTAAATCCTATTTGGCGCCTTCAGCGCCCGCTATAGGTCTTTCGGCCGGCCCAGTTTCGACATTTTTTCTGTGTTTCCAAAAGGCAAAAAGGGCGCTAGAGCTGGGTATCGAAAACGCTACAACCACTCAACCACACCCCTTGGTGTGATTGATTACATGTTTTCTCGTCTTTTCTTATGCTTCTTTTCCTTTTtattcctttttttctttcttttttcaaaTTCGCAAAACTGTTTCTTCATGAATATTTTCTgcaaatcgatgaacttttctctttgaatttgatgatttttttcgaAAAATTTGATGAACGTTTTTTCagatccgatgaacttttttttgaattccatgaacttttttcaaattcgatgaactatttttcgaattcaatgaactttttctgaattcgatgaactttatttcgaattcaatgaacttttgatcgaatttgatgaacttttttaaatttgatgaactttttcaaattctgATGAACTTTTTGAAAGGACAAGAGTACATACCGTAGCAAAACGGTTTGTTTTTTCCAAGAAAATCAGTACACACTGTAGCATTTTTTGAGCGAGAGAAATAAAAAAGTGATCGAGCGGTAGCTAGCGACCGAGCGGCGACAGCAGCGAGCGTTGCTGGGCCAGGCCCATGCAAGCGACGCAGTGGGCGCCGTGTTCACTCGCTCCACCTCTGCATTGATGTCTCTAGCTTGTAGCAATTGCCATCCTTTACATGTAAAGAGGATTTGATGAGTCATGTCATGCTCTATAGGCGTCAGTTCATCTTATCACCTTAGAGGAAAATACAAAGTTAGTTTTTCGAAAAGCAACCGAGCCTAGAAGAACCGTACCCTCGACACGCAAGGCTTTAGCATATCTTAATAGCCGAGACACGATTGCGACTTGGTTCCACACAAGTTTCGTCTTTCTTGTTAATGGCTGACAGCCCATACAAGATTCCAAACTCGGTTGCAAAAGTGATACTATCCTGATAAGTGCGTGACATGTAAAGTGAATAAGGTGATTCATCTATAGCAAACTTTAGGATTTCTATACTTTGTGTATAATCATATGCACAACTAAAAAGCAACTTTGATGATCAATCCAAAAGTACGCTTGTAGCTAGTGCAACCTAACACAATGTACCAAAAATCCATTTCAGAAACATCCAAACATAATTATTAAAGCTGATGGAAAGAAGGAAAGAGATGGTGCCCGGGCTACTATAAATAGGCATGAAGTATCAAGATCATCACAGGCACaatcatcaaaaccaagcaataCTAGTTAACACCAATCCACCATGAAGACCTTCCTCATCTTTGCTCTCCTTGCCATTGCGGCGACAAGTGCCATTGCACAAATGGAGACTAGCCGCGTCCCTGGTTTGGAGAAACCATGGCAGCAACAACCATTACCACCACAACAACAACCACCATGTTCACAGCAACAACAACCATTTCCACAGCAACAACAACCAATTATTATACTGCAACAATCACCATTTTCGCAGCAACAACAACCAGTTCTGCCGCAACAGCAACCAGTTATTATACTGCAACAACCACCATTTTCGCAGCAACAACAACCAGTTCTACCACAACAACCACCATTttcacaacaacaacaacaacaacaacaaccaccacCATTTTCGCAGCAACAACAACCAGTTCTACCACAACAACCACCATTttcacaacaacaacaaccaccaTTTTCGCAGCAGCAACAACCATCTTCACAACAACCACCTTTTCCACAACAACACCAACAGTTTCCACAACAACAAATCCCTGTTGTTCAACCATCCGTTTTGCAGCAGCTAAACCCATGCAAGGTGTTCCTCCAACAGCAGTGTAGCCATGTGGCAATGTCGCAACGTCTTGCTAGGTCACAAATGTGGCAACAGAGTAGTTGCCATGTGATGCAACAACAATGTTGCCAACAGCTGCCGCAAATCCCCGAACAATCCCGCTCTGAGGCAATCCGTGCCATCGTCTACTCCATCATCCTGCAAGAACAACAACAGGGTTTTGTCCAACCTCAGCAGCAACAACCCCAACAGTCGGGCCAAGGTGTCTCCGAACACCAACAGCAgtcgcagcagcagcagcaactcGGACAGTGTTCTTTCCAACAACCTCAACAACTACAACAATTGGGTCAGCAGCCTCAACAACAACAGATACCACAGGGTATATTCTTGCAGCCACACCAGATATCTCAACTTGAGGTGATGACTTCCATTGCACTCCGTACCTTGCCAACGATGTGCGGTGTCAACGTGCCGTTGTACAGCTCGACCACTATTATGCCATTCAGCATTGGCACTGGAGTTGGTGGCTACTGATAAGAAAAGATTTCTAGTAATATATAGTCGTTAGATCACCGTTGTTTAGTCGATGGATATGTCGATGTAGCGGTGACAAATAAAGTGTCACACAAACGTCATGTGTGACCCGCGCAAACTAGTAGTTAAATTCTGGAATAAAATACAAATAAAGTTTTCTCTAGACAATGTTCATACCGGCGTTCTGTGGACGTCGATGTGACTACCATGCTTGCAAGTTCATAAGTTCGTCTTGTCTGGTCACAAACCTGGTGCGTTAATTTATTATTCATGTATAGAAA is drawn from Aegilops tauschii subsp. strangulata cultivar AL8/78 chromosome 1, Aet v6.0, whole genome shotgun sequence and contains these coding sequences:
- the LOC109745966 gene encoding glutenin, low molecular weight subunit PTDUCD1: MKTFLIFALLAIAATSAIAQMETSRVPGLEKPWQQQPLPPQQQPPCSQQQQPFPQQQQPIIILQQSPFSQQQQPVLPQQQPVIILQQPPFSQQQQPVLPQQPPFSQQQQQQQQPPPFSQQQQPVLPQQPPFSQQQQPPFSQQQQPSSQQPPFPQQHQQFPQQQIPVVQPSVLQQLNPCKVFLQQQCSHVAMSQRLARSQMWQQSSCHVMQQQCCQQLPQIPEQSRSEAIRAIVYSIILQEQQQGFVQPQQQQPQQSGQGVSEHQQQSQQQQQLGQCSFQQPQQLQQLGQQPQQQQIPQGIFLQPHQISQLEVMTSIALRTLPTMCGVNVPLYSSTTIMPFSIGTGVGGY